Genomic window (Armatimonadota bacterium):
CAGGCCGGACGAAAACGTGTTTCGAGGCAAGGCCGAGTTTCGCTGGCTGATCGACGACTATCGACCGAGCGGAAACTGACTGCCAATCGGCGTTAAACCGAGCGAGACCTGACCGCCGACCAGCATTACGTTGACGCTCGTCTTTGTCAATCCGCGCATATACCGTATTGTAATCGTGTCGCCGATCGACTTGCTGAAGAGAATCGAAGCCAGCTCCACCGGATCGTTGACCGATGTGCCGTTCACGTCCAGAACGACATCGCCGGCCAACAGCCCTGCAAGACCGGCCGGCGAGCCGGGCATCACGGACACTAGCAGCACGCCCCGGCCAGAAGTCGACGCTTTGAAGAAAATACCGATCGTAGGATGCTGCACGCGCCGCATCGGACTCTTGAAGCCAACGACGACTCTTCGCAGCACGTCTTGCGAAATCGCGTACCCGACTGTAAGCCCTTTGGGGCCGAACTTGGCGGGAGCGAAACCGCTCCTGATATCGCTTAACGACTGCTCCTGCTGAGATTCTAGAGCCCTTTGGCTTTTCGTCAGGGTTGCGCCGAGGACGGCGATCAACTCTCCGTTGCTGGCAAACACCATCGATCCCCCTAT
Coding sequences:
- a CDS encoding serine protease → MMLSSAASFLAIGAGLLGQAQSTEATTWQLVRQSVAYLYHGNQPIGVAALIDDSGLFLTHMSLVQGIQTLAKFEDGSLPMSMLLIASDEHTQLALLRPSYWEMGRRRPIAISKSALERGAPVTVATAQGPIRGEFVSDSRVGVMRPSLRYMPLSEIRFESSAGKIGGSMVFASNGELIAVLGATLTKSQRALESQQEQSLSDIRSGFAPAKFGPKGLTVGYAISQDVLRRVVVGFKSPMRRVQHPTIGIFFKASTSGRGVLLVSVMPGSPAGLAGLLAGDVVLDVNGTSVNDPVELASILFSKSIGDTITIRYMRGLTKTSVNVMLVGGQVSLGLTPIGSQFPLGR